A DNA window from Thermococcus sp. 4557 contains the following coding sequences:
- a CDS encoding deoxyhypusine synthase: MTEPKNIVLKESEEVEGTPIEGPWLDEVSSLEEVLDYYERIGFQATHLGKAIEIWRKVEEKRASGEEVRVFLGYTSNIISSGLRELVAWLVKEGKVDVIVTTAGGIEEDFIKALKPFILGDWQVNDALMREKGINRIGNIFVPNDRYIEFEKYMIPFFERVLEMEREAGKPLTASEFIYEMGRYMDEKLGKEKERSVIYWAYKRNVPIFCPAITDGSIGDMLYFFKEERGDRELIIDIANDIVKLNNLAVTAKETASIILGGSLPKHAIINANLFRGGTDYAIYVTTAIPWDGSLSGAPPSEGVSWGKIRAKADYVEIWADATLVFPLLVWKVMRG; the protein is encoded by the coding sequence ATGACGGAGCCAAAGAACATTGTGCTGAAGGAGAGCGAAGAGGTTGAGGGAACTCCAATTGAAGGCCCCTGGCTGGACGAGGTCTCAAGCCTTGAGGAAGTTCTCGACTACTACGAGCGCATAGGCTTCCAGGCAACGCACCTAGGGAAGGCAATAGAAATCTGGCGGAAGGTCGAGGAGAAGCGCGCCAGCGGCGAGGAAGTCCGCGTTTTCCTCGGCTACACCTCCAACATTATCTCCTCGGGCCTGCGCGAGCTGGTCGCGTGGCTTGTAAAGGAAGGCAAGGTTGACGTCATAGTGACAACCGCGGGAGGAATCGAGGAGGACTTCATAAAAGCCCTCAAGCCCTTTATCCTGGGCGACTGGCAGGTGAACGACGCCCTGATGCGCGAGAAGGGCATAAACAGGATTGGCAACATCTTCGTGCCCAACGACCGCTACATAGAGTTCGAGAAGTACATGATTCCCTTCTTCGAGCGGGTTCTTGAGATGGAGCGCGAAGCTGGAAAGCCCCTAACGGCGAGCGAGTTCATCTACGAGATGGGCCGCTACATGGACGAGAAGCTGGGGAAGGAGAAGGAGCGCTCGGTTATTTACTGGGCCTACAAGCGGAACGTCCCGATTTTCTGCCCGGCCATCACCGACGGCTCGATAGGTGACATGCTCTACTTCTTCAAGGAGGAGCGCGGAGATAGAGAGCTGATAATTGACATAGCCAACGACATCGTGAAGCTCAACAACTTAGCGGTTACCGCCAAGGAGACCGCCTCGATAATCCTCGGCGGCTCTCTGCCGAAGCACGCGATAATAAACGCCAACCTCTTCCGCGGAGGGACCGACTACGCGATTTACGTCACGACGGCAATTCCGTGGGACGGCTCACTGAGCGGTGCGCCGCCGAGCGAGGGTGTAAGCTGGGGCAAGATAAGGGCGAAGGCCGATTACGTAGAGATTTGGGCAGATGCTACGCTCGTCTTCCCGCTGCTGGTGTGGAAGGTGATGAGGGGCTGA
- a CDS encoding FAD-dependent oxidoreductase, giving the protein MSLESKVRKVLGRFPYRITFEIRDGVVFLDGEVEAYEEWVEIGLAVGSIKGVEGVVNRIKWKDYPEEELRRKEERRRKLYEENKGRIIGEYDVVIIGGGVTGTAIARELSKYRLKVALLEKATDVSVGASKANNGMIHPGVAPKRGTLKAKLNVRGNAMYDELARDLGVKFKRVESLWLITPRTLQKYRRYLPGPFYKFVSAYIFPYLVKLKGMLNGVKGIRIIRGEEIWKLEPKATREAWAAVYVPSTGILDPYDLVVALAENAIANGVEIHLETEVVGFIREGETIKGVVTNRGTFLARYVVNAAGVFADEIAELAGSREYTIHPRKGVILLFDKELEGWVNHCVTELRFPAPAHTKGGGINPTVHGNILWGPTAVEVPDKTDTSVHPEEIEEILERYREIYPDFPRHRIIRYFAGVRAPTFTEDFIIRPAKWVKNLLHVAGIQSPGLASAPAIAEYAVEQLRSMGLILEPKPDFNPHREPIPRASEMSLEELDRRIKEDPRWGNIVCTCEMVSEAEIVEAIRRGARTLDAIKRRTRLGMGTCQGGYCTLRAAEILSRELGVPISQVVKENSGRLFNGTVRGEEP; this is encoded by the coding sequence ATGAGCCTCGAATCAAAGGTTCGGAAGGTCCTTGGGAGGTTTCCTTACAGAATCACCTTCGAGATCAGGGACGGCGTGGTCTTTCTCGACGGGGAAGTGGAGGCTTACGAGGAATGGGTCGAGATCGGGCTTGCAGTGGGGAGCATTAAGGGCGTTGAGGGCGTGGTGAACAGGATAAAATGGAAGGACTACCCGGAGGAGGAGCTCAGGCGTAAGGAAGAGCGGAGGAGGAAACTCTACGAGGAAAACAAGGGTAGAATTATCGGCGAGTACGACGTCGTCATAATCGGGGGCGGTGTTACCGGGACGGCGATAGCGAGGGAGCTCTCAAAGTACCGTCTGAAGGTCGCCCTCCTCGAAAAGGCCACCGACGTTTCTGTGGGGGCATCAAAGGCGAACAACGGGATGATACACCCCGGAGTGGCCCCGAAGCGCGGCACGCTGAAGGCCAAACTCAACGTCAGGGGAAACGCGATGTATGACGAGCTTGCAAGGGATTTGGGGGTCAAGTTCAAGCGTGTCGAAAGCCTCTGGCTGATAACCCCGCGGACACTCCAGAAGTACAGGAGATACCTCCCGGGGCCGTTCTACAAATTCGTCTCGGCCTACATCTTCCCGTACCTCGTGAAGCTCAAGGGCATGCTGAACGGCGTTAAAGGAATACGCATAATCAGAGGCGAGGAGATATGGAAACTGGAACCCAAGGCCACGAGGGAGGCCTGGGCCGCGGTTTACGTGCCGTCAACGGGAATACTTGACCCCTATGACCTCGTCGTGGCCCTGGCGGAAAACGCGATTGCCAACGGGGTTGAAATACACCTCGAGACAGAGGTGGTGGGCTTCATCAGGGAGGGGGAGACCATTAAGGGCGTCGTTACGAACAGGGGGACTTTTCTAGCTAGGTACGTCGTGAACGCCGCCGGCGTTTTCGCTGATGAGATAGCCGAGCTTGCAGGCTCGAGGGAGTACACCATACACCCGAGGAAGGGCGTGATCCTTCTCTTCGACAAAGAGCTTGAGGGATGGGTGAACCACTGCGTCACCGAGCTCAGGTTTCCTGCGCCGGCCCACACCAAGGGCGGTGGCATAAACCCCACCGTTCACGGAAACATCCTCTGGGGGCCGACTGCAGTGGAGGTGCCAGATAAAACCGACACGTCAGTCCATCCCGAGGAGATCGAAGAGATACTCGAGCGCTACAGGGAGATATACCCGGACTTTCCGAGGCACAGGATAATTCGCTACTTTGCCGGGGTCAGGGCGCCGACCTTCACTGAGGACTTCATAATAAGGCCCGCCAAGTGGGTGAAGAACCTCCTCCACGTCGCTGGGATACAGTCTCCCGGACTCGCGTCAGCACCTGCGATAGCGGAGTACGCCGTCGAGCAGCTGCGCTCGATGGGACTCATTCTGGAGCCGAAGCCCGACTTCAACCCGCACAGGGAACCGATCCCTCGTGCGAGCGAGATGAGCCTTGAGGAACTCGATAGGAGGATAAAGGAAGATCCGCGCTGGGGCAACATCGTGTGCACCTGCGAGATGGTCTCAGAGGCTGAAATAGTGGAGGCGATACGCCGGGGCGCGAGAACCCTTGACGCCATCAAGAGACGTACGAGGCTCGGAATGGGAACGTGCCAGGGCGGTTACTGCACGCTGAGAGCGGCGGAGATACTGTCAAGGGAGCTGGGAGTTCCGATTTCCCAGGTCGTCAAGGAGAACAGTGGAAGGCTCTTCAACGGCACCGTTAGGGGTGAGGAACCGTGA
- a CDS encoding (Fe-S)-binding protein — MPGKWDWLKDEIGLSNLLTGGRMIFKVVQGKLSADDLTKCALCPNMCRHACPVSIVEGRETTSPAGKARIALMIREGRLELNLDNLEPLYTCLGCDLCTLYCPFEFSVADLIRPVKEEAVSRGVVFEEFRKVFENLETSGDVYGNADSGADGSGKVLYFRGCTVRNERPELAEKTLTLLDKLGYEAFTISETCCGLPAYNLGNTELFKKVAERTAERLNATGAELIVTSCPSCAYTFRVLYPKYGIKLKPRVLHITELLGEVIGGLKLKGAEAVTYHNPCKLAMHLGRRGLLKSLLENVEGLEIREPRRELFCCGHGGSAVSRLKPELAEEIAAERREQLRDGAARVVTACPSCELALNGDGLEVLDIVEFLLEMMEE; from the coding sequence ATGCCCGGAAAGTGGGACTGGCTCAAGGACGAAATCGGCCTCTCGAACCTTCTTACAGGCGGGAGGATGATCTTCAAGGTTGTTCAGGGGAAGCTCTCGGCGGATGACCTGACCAAGTGCGCCCTCTGTCCCAACATGTGCCGCCACGCCTGTCCAGTTTCGATAGTTGAAGGGCGCGAAACGACCTCCCCCGCGGGAAAGGCGCGGATCGCGCTCATGATACGCGAGGGACGGCTCGAACTGAACCTCGACAACCTGGAGCCCCTGTACACCTGCCTCGGCTGCGACCTGTGCACCCTCTACTGTCCGTTTGAATTCTCGGTCGCCGACCTCATCCGGCCGGTGAAGGAAGAGGCCGTGAGTAGGGGTGTGGTGTTCGAAGAGTTCAGGAAAGTTTTTGAAAACCTCGAAACGTCGGGGGACGTCTACGGGAACGCTGATTCGGGTGCTGACGGTTCAGGGAAAGTCCTCTACTTCAGGGGCTGCACCGTGAGGAACGAGAGGCCGGAACTGGCCGAAAAGACCCTGACCCTCCTCGATAAGCTCGGTTATGAAGCCTTCACCATAAGCGAGACCTGCTGCGGCCTCCCGGCGTACAACCTTGGCAATACGGAGCTGTTTAAGAAGGTCGCCGAGAGAACCGCGGAGAGGCTCAACGCAACCGGTGCAGAGCTGATAGTCACCTCGTGCCCCTCTTGTGCCTACACCTTCCGCGTCCTCTACCCCAAATACGGGATAAAGCTCAAACCTCGGGTTCTACACATAACGGAGCTCCTTGGCGAGGTCATCGGCGGTCTGAAGCTGAAAGGGGCTGAAGCCGTGACCTACCACAACCCCTGCAAGCTCGCGATGCATCTCGGGCGGAGAGGGCTCCTCAAGAGCCTGCTGGAGAATGTGGAAGGGCTTGAAATCAGAGAGCCGCGCAGGGAGCTCTTCTGCTGCGGTCACGGTGGGAGTGCCGTCTCAAGACTGAAGCCGGAGCTCGCCGAGGAAATTGCCGCGGAGAGGAGGGAGCAGCTCAGGGACGGCGCGGCCAGAGTCGTGACGGCCTGCCCGAGCTGTGAGCTGGCTCTCAACGGTGATGGTCTGGAGGTTCTCGATATAGTCGAGTTCCTGCTGGAGATGATGGAAGAATGA
- a CDS encoding FAD-binding oxidoreductase, whose amino-acid sequence MTLTFDEVLKRPKRGSVGEAIAELKNLLGDKVSTKPADLFSYSHDYWLITFHWLLKGKVPALPDAVVFPESEEDVVKAVRVAHEKGVPLYPYGGGSGVLGGTVPEYGGIVVDLKRLRGLRLYGDDLMVEAGAGVNGYYIEEYLNRRGYTLGHFPQSLYPSTVGGWVATKAIGQFSTRYGGIEDMVLGLRAVIPPGKLIELKPHPRTATGPDLRKLFVGSEGIFGIVTRVWLKVRPYPEERFLLSFASESLEEALDSVRRILHRGARPAVVRIYDRVETKRHFYKFEELYGKIGTIIIVEGDSRLARTEKEIVEGEFKGVPAGEEPVRHWLETRFNVKEISEFAPIGVVIDTIEVAVNWGRAAELYENVIRAMKSVKGTLMASAHASHFYDQGVCFYFTFAGVPPRGRSAGEFYNAVWDAAMRATLDSGGTISHHHGIGRHRRGWLAEELGDAYEVLRKVKLAIDEKDVMNPGNMVM is encoded by the coding sequence TTGACGCTGACGTTTGATGAAGTCCTTAAGCGCCCCAAAAGGGGCAGCGTTGGTGAAGCCATCGCCGAACTTAAAAATCTTCTCGGGGACAAGGTTTCGACCAAGCCGGCTGACCTCTTTTCGTACAGCCACGACTACTGGCTCATAACCTTCCACTGGCTGCTGAAGGGTAAAGTTCCAGCGCTTCCCGATGCGGTGGTGTTTCCGGAGAGCGAGGAAGACGTTGTGAAAGCAGTTAGAGTGGCTCACGAAAAGGGCGTTCCTCTCTACCCATACGGCGGCGGCTCTGGAGTTCTGGGGGGAACAGTGCCTGAGTACGGGGGCATAGTGGTTGACCTGAAGCGTCTTAGGGGCCTGAGGCTTTATGGGGATGACCTTATGGTCGAGGCTGGGGCTGGAGTCAACGGCTATTACATCGAGGAGTACCTCAACAGACGGGGCTACACACTCGGCCACTTTCCGCAGTCGCTCTATCCCTCAACAGTGGGCGGCTGGGTTGCCACCAAGGCTATAGGCCAGTTCTCGACCAGATACGGCGGCATCGAGGATATGGTGCTTGGCCTGAGGGCGGTAATTCCGCCGGGAAAGCTCATCGAGCTCAAACCACACCCAAGGACGGCAACGGGCCCGGACCTGCGGAAGCTCTTCGTTGGGAGCGAGGGAATATTCGGCATCGTGACGAGGGTGTGGCTCAAAGTTCGTCCCTACCCTGAGGAGCGCTTTCTGCTCTCCTTTGCATCGGAGAGCCTTGAGGAGGCTCTGGACTCCGTCAGGCGGATACTCCACCGCGGTGCGAGGCCGGCAGTGGTGAGGATATACGACCGGGTCGAAACGAAGAGGCACTTCTACAAATTCGAAGAGCTGTACGGAAAGATAGGGACGATCATCATAGTCGAGGGGGACTCCAGGCTGGCAAGGACCGAGAAGGAAATCGTCGAGGGGGAGTTCAAAGGGGTGCCTGCCGGGGAGGAACCCGTGAGGCACTGGCTGGAAACGAGGTTCAACGTGAAGGAGATATCCGAGTTCGCGCCGATCGGAGTGGTCATAGACACGATAGAGGTTGCGGTAAACTGGGGCAGGGCTGCGGAACTTTATGAGAACGTCATCAGGGCCATGAAGTCCGTGAAGGGCACGCTGATGGCTTCCGCCCACGCTTCGCACTTTTACGACCAGGGGGTCTGCTTCTACTTCACCTTTGCGGGCGTTCCCCCGAGGGGCAGAAGCGCGGGGGAGTTCTACAACGCGGTCTGGGATGCCGCAATGAGGGCCACGCTCGATAGCGGGGGCACTATAAGCCACCACCACGGGATAGGCCGTCACAGGCGAGGATGGCTCGCGGAGGAGCTGGGAGATGCCTACGAGGTGCTGAGGAAGGTTAAGCTCGCGATAGATGAGAAGGATGTTATGAACCCCGGCAATATGGTGATGTGA
- a CDS encoding DUF1667 domain-containing protein, whose product MSREYEVLCIRCPKGCRLRITVEGNEVHVSGFACLEGKRFGEEEVRNPRRVVTTTVRILNARYPRLPVRTAEPVPKDRIRDVIDALKGLVVEAPVRRGQVIVKDVAGTGVDVIAERDMEAVG is encoded by the coding sequence ATGTCGCGAGAGTATGAGGTTCTCTGCATTCGGTGCCCCAAGGGGTGCAGGCTGAGGATCACGGTCGAGGGGAACGAGGTCCACGTCTCGGGCTTCGCCTGCCTTGAGGGAAAGAGGTTCGGGGAGGAGGAAGTGAGGAACCCGAGGCGGGTTGTCACGACGACCGTTAGGATACTCAACGCCCGCTATCCACGCCTTCCGGTGAGAACGGCAGAACCCGTGCCCAAGGACAGAATTCGAGACGTTATAGATGCCCTCAAAGGGCTCGTTGTGGAGGCCCCGGTGAGGCGCGGTCAGGTTATCGTGAAGGATGTTGCTGGAACCGGTGTTGATGTGATAGCGGAGAGGGATATGGAGGCGGTTGGATGA
- a CDS encoding amidohydrolase: protein MKAVKATLLYDGLGNILKDVYVVFDKDIVDVTKDKPKGAEIIAEGVVTPAFIDGHSHIGMDRYGEPYQEGEANEEMDAVLPLVDALYSIYMDDKAFRHSIEFGVLYSSVLPGSGNIIGGKAVFIKNYGRDIEDAFIQYAGVKAAFGYNPRSTTSWKGTRPSTRMGAIGILLNWLIKTQKTIKLIEKGKKEPEEVEPTVEALIPVLKGELPLRVHVHKEDDIAALLMIKRKFGLRITIEHAGDVHSRETFEKIKAEGVPVIYGPFDSHPYKVELKHEDWKNARYLLEVRPLFGLMSDHPVTLQANLYLQLRHFIRLGMSKAEAIKVITHNNAKILGVDDRLGSIEKGKWASLVVWNGDPFNLENYPTHVFAEGELIHEADW, encoded by the coding sequence ATGAAAGCCGTAAAGGCAACCCTTCTCTACGACGGTCTGGGGAACATTCTGAAGGACGTCTACGTCGTTTTTGATAAGGACATCGTGGACGTAACGAAGGATAAGCCAAAGGGAGCGGAGATAATAGCCGAAGGTGTTGTTACTCCCGCCTTCATAGACGGCCACAGCCACATAGGAATGGACAGGTATGGGGAACCCTACCAGGAGGGCGAGGCCAACGAGGAGATGGACGCGGTTCTGCCGCTCGTCGATGCGCTCTACTCCATCTACATGGACGACAAGGCATTCAGGCACTCCATCGAGTTCGGCGTGCTCTACTCCTCCGTCCTGCCGGGGAGCGGGAACATCATCGGCGGAAAAGCAGTTTTCATAAAGAACTACGGGCGCGACATAGAGGACGCCTTCATCCAGTACGCGGGCGTTAAGGCGGCCTTCGGCTACAACCCGCGCTCGACCACGAGCTGGAAGGGAACCAGGCCGAGTACTAGGATGGGTGCCATAGGAATCCTTCTCAACTGGCTCATCAAGACCCAGAAGACAATAAAGCTCATCGAGAAGGGCAAGAAGGAACCTGAGGAAGTCGAACCCACCGTTGAAGCCCTGATTCCGGTTCTCAAGGGAGAACTCCCGCTCCGCGTCCACGTCCACAAGGAGGACGACATAGCGGCTTTGCTTATGATAAAGCGGAAGTTCGGACTCAGGATAACCATCGAGCACGCAGGAGATGTCCACAGCAGGGAGACCTTCGAGAAGATTAAAGCCGAGGGCGTTCCTGTGATTTATGGTCCCTTCGACAGCCACCCCTACAAGGTCGAGCTGAAGCACGAGGACTGGAAGAACGCCCGCTATCTGCTTGAGGTCAGGCCCCTCTTCGGCCTCATGAGCGACCACCCCGTTACGCTCCAGGCGAATCTCTACTTACAGCTCCGGCACTTCATAAGGCTCGGCATGAGCAAGGCAGAGGCGATAAAGGTCATAACCCACAACAACGCGAAAATCCTCGGCGTTGACGACAGGCTTGGAAGCATAGAGAAGGGCAAGTGGGCCTCGCTCGTTGTCTGGAACGGGGACCCGTTCAACCTTGAAAACTACCCGACGCACGTCTTCGCGGAGGGAGAGCTGATTCACGAGGCGGATTGGTGA
- a CDS encoding SDR family oxidoreductase, translating into MQVKIDLNGLGVIVTASSRGIGFNVAKELLKRNARVVISSRSEENLKKALDELSSYGEVYSVRTNLFDQRDIENLVKESWELLGGVDALVWNAGNVRCEPCLLHEASYIDWIEASALHTVAPGYLTTLLVQAWLERKMKGVLIYLNSVSIKEPMPPLILADVTRAGLVQLAKSVSRTYGKRGIRAYSVLLGSFDTPGARENLKAVAKARGEPFEETWKREVLGRTPLHRTGRWSELGSLVAFLLSEEAEYMLGSTVVIDGAMTRGVNL; encoded by the coding sequence ATGCAGGTGAAGATAGACCTGAACGGCCTCGGCGTCATCGTCACAGCATCATCCCGCGGCATAGGCTTCAACGTTGCAAAGGAGCTGCTGAAGAGGAACGCGAGGGTCGTTATAAGCTCCCGGAGTGAGGAGAACCTGAAGAAGGCTCTGGATGAGCTTTCAAGCTATGGTGAGGTTTATTCAGTTAGAACCAACCTTTTTGACCAGCGCGACATTGAAAACCTCGTGAAGGAGAGCTGGGAGCTCCTTGGAGGGGTTGATGCCCTCGTCTGGAACGCGGGGAACGTCCGCTGTGAACCCTGCCTCCTGCACGAGGCGAGCTACATCGACTGGATAGAGGCTTCCGCCCTCCACACGGTCGCCCCGGGATATCTAACGACGCTCCTCGTCCAGGCGTGGCTTGAGAGGAAGATGAAGGGTGTCCTCATCTATCTCAACTCCGTCTCGATAAAGGAGCCAATGCCGCCGCTGATTCTGGCGGACGTCACGAGGGCCGGCCTGGTTCAGCTGGCGAAGAGCGTTTCGAGAACCTACGGGAAGAGGGGGATAAGGGCATACAGCGTTCTGCTCGGCAGCTTCGACACGCCCGGCGCGAGGGAGAACCTTAAGGCAGTTGCCAAGGCGAGGGGAGAACCCTTCGAGGAGACCTGGAAGCGGGAGGTGCTTGGCAGAACGCCCCTTCACAGAACCGGGAGGTGGAGCGAACTCGGCTCTCTGGTGGCCTTCCTCCTGAGCGAAGAGGCGGAGTACATGCTCGGCTCGACAGTTGTCATAGATGGCGCGATGACGAGGGGTGTTAACCTCTGA
- a CDS encoding zinc metalloprotease HtpX, which produces MGLGLWLRTGLLMAALTGLLMAIGYAFGGPSAAFMMFLFSLAFNFITYWYSDKIVLSWYRARIVDEFEAPELYAIVKKLAENAGLPMPRVAIIPSETPNAFATGRDPKHAVVAVTTGLLRILDRDELEGVIGHELTHIKNRDMLIGTFAAALAGAIVQLAYWARWIAIFGGFGRDEDDAGNVLTAILIAVLAPIAAMLIQAAVSRSREFLADEGGAKISGKPWALASALMKIERAVSYRPMREGNPATAHMFIVNPFKGTSIASLFSTHPPTEARIERLRKIAEEMGYAPTF; this is translated from the coding sequence ATGGGGCTTGGTTTGTGGCTCAGAACTGGTCTGCTGATGGCCGCCCTGACCGGGTTACTGATGGCCATCGGCTACGCTTTTGGGGGCCCCAGTGCGGCTTTCATGATGTTCCTGTTCTCGCTGGCGTTCAACTTCATCACCTACTGGTACAGCGATAAAATAGTGCTTAGCTGGTACCGCGCGAGGATAGTTGACGAGTTTGAGGCCCCTGAGCTCTACGCTATAGTCAAAAAGCTCGCCGAGAACGCGGGCCTGCCGATGCCGAGGGTTGCCATAATCCCCAGCGAGACGCCCAACGCGTTCGCCACTGGGAGAGACCCTAAGCACGCGGTCGTCGCCGTGACCACTGGCCTGCTCAGAATCCTCGACAGGGACGAGCTTGAGGGAGTAATCGGCCACGAGCTTACTCATATAAAGAACCGGGACATGCTCATCGGAACCTTCGCGGCAGCACTCGCCGGTGCCATCGTCCAGCTCGCCTACTGGGCCCGCTGGATAGCCATCTTCGGCGGCTTCGGAAGGGACGAGGACGACGCGGGCAACGTGCTCACTGCGATACTCATAGCCGTCCTCGCCCCGATAGCGGCGATGCTCATCCAGGCCGCCGTGAGCCGGTCGAGGGAGTTCCTCGCTGACGAGGGCGGAGCGAAGATAAGCGGCAAGCCCTGGGCGCTCGCGAGCGCGCTGATGAAGATAGAGCGCGCCGTCAGCTATCGGCCGATGAGGGAAGGAAACCCGGCGACGGCCCACATGTTCATAGTGAACCCGTTCAAGGGGACGAGCATAGCGAGCCTGTTCTCCACTCACCCGCCCACCGAGGCGAGGATCGAGAGGCTCAGGAAAATAGCGGAGGAGATGGGCTACGCCCCCACTTTCTGA
- a CDS encoding NAD(P)/FAD-dependent oxidoreductase, with protein sequence MKDVVVIGGGPSGMAAAVKLAGKGYDVALIERKEELGGILDQCIHDGFGTKIFGKALSGPEFAGHFMDEVSKLDLEVHLNTYVKSVNAGGDVKELVTVSPRGVERIKARSIVYAIGCRERHPFEIKVGGTRPAGIYTAGMVQRLVNLYGILPGKKVLMVGGGDVGMIVARHLYLEGVESITVVFPEEFFVGLPRNVQQCILDFNIPFRPRTVVKEIVGKERVEGAILVKVDENWRPIPGTEEFYPCDTVIFSIGLVPYAKKMRAIGAEIDPRTRGPVVNEFFETTVQGVFAAGNLVQIFDYVDDAVESAYIAADGVEKYLAGGGRLDNPVPFKPGSNVRTLTPHRLEWEDERPVVAFLRPAVEGRAWIIVRGGNGEILKKEFRQYVRPSTLERIEIPREAISGAEEVYVDVARV encoded by the coding sequence GTGAAGGACGTCGTTGTGATCGGCGGAGGGCCGAGCGGGATGGCCGCGGCGGTTAAGCTCGCCGGTAAGGGCTACGATGTCGCGCTCATCGAACGAAAGGAAGAACTTGGAGGTATCCTCGACCAGTGCATCCACGACGGCTTCGGGACCAAAATATTTGGAAAGGCCCTCTCCGGACCGGAGTTTGCGGGCCACTTTATGGATGAAGTTAGCAAACTTGACCTTGAGGTCCACCTGAACACGTACGTCAAATCCGTAAACGCCGGGGGAGACGTCAAGGAGCTTGTGACGGTGAGCCCGCGAGGTGTCGAGCGCATAAAGGCCCGCTCGATAGTGTACGCCATAGGCTGCAGGGAGAGGCACCCCTTCGAGATAAAGGTCGGTGGGACGAGGCCCGCTGGTATTTACACGGCCGGAATGGTGCAGAGGCTTGTGAACCTCTACGGAATCCTGCCCGGGAAGAAGGTCCTCATGGTCGGCGGCGGGGACGTTGGCATGATCGTCGCCAGGCATCTTTACCTGGAGGGGGTTGAGTCTATAACCGTCGTCTTTCCGGAGGAGTTCTTCGTTGGGCTCCCGAGAAACGTCCAGCAGTGCATCCTCGACTTCAACATACCTTTCAGGCCCAGGACTGTGGTGAAGGAGATAGTTGGGAAGGAGCGCGTTGAGGGAGCTATCCTTGTGAAAGTGGACGAGAACTGGAGGCCCATACCCGGCACCGAGGAGTTCTACCCCTGCGACACGGTGATATTCTCCATTGGCCTCGTACCCTATGCCAAGAAGATGAGGGCAATTGGGGCCGAGATAGACCCGAGAACCAGAGGTCCGGTCGTGAACGAGTTCTTCGAGACGACCGTGCAGGGAGTCTTTGCCGCCGGCAACCTCGTCCAGATATTTGACTACGTTGACGACGCCGTTGAGAGCGCTTACATCGCGGCAGACGGCGTTGAGAAGTACCTGGCGGGCGGGGGACGGCTTGATAATCCAGTACCTTTCAAGCCCGGGAGCAACGTCCGGACGCTGACACCCCACCGGCTGGAATGGGAGGACGAGAGACCGGTGGTTGCTTTTCTCAGGCCTGCTGTCGAAGGCCGCGCGTGGATAATCGTCAGGGGCGGGAATGGAGAGATCCTGAAGAAGGAGTTCCGGCAGTATGTGAGGCCCTCAACGCTTGAGCGGATTGAGATCCCCCGGGAAGCTATCAGCGGGGCGGAAGAGGTGTATGTGGATGTCGCGAGAGTATGA